The Kineococcus radiotolerans SRS30216 = ATCC BAA-149 genomic interval TCCTCCGCTCCGTCGCCCGGGTGGTCGTGGGGGCGGGGCCTCGCGGCCGCCGCGGGGGCGACCCGGGTTCGTCCGTTCCCGCCCGTCTGCGCGACACTAGCGCGCACCCCCGGCGGAGCAGACCCGCCCGCCGGGCGAGAGCAGACGGGGACGCACGACGCGCGCACCCCGACGAGAGGAGCCACGTGAGCACCCCAGTCGTCTTCGACGCGACCATCGAGATCCCGAAGGGTCAGCGCAACAAGTACGAGGTCGACCACGAGACCGGGCGCATCCGCCTGGACCGCATGCTGTTCACCTCGACGCGCTACCCGCACGACTACGGGTTCATCGAGGGCACGCTGGGCGAGGACGGGGACCCGCTGGACGTCCTCGTCATCCTCGAGGAGCCGACGTTCCCCGGCTGCCTGATCAGCTGCCGCGCGATCGGCATGTTCCACATGCGCGACGAGGCCGGTGGCGACGACAAGGTCCTCGCCGTGCCCGCGGGCGACCCGCGCTGGGAGAAGATCCAGGACCTCGGCGACATCAGCGAGTTCGACCGCCTGGAGATCCAGCACTTCTTCGAGACCTACAAGGACCTCGAGCCCGGCAAGAGCGTCGAGGGCGCGAACTGGTCCGGTCGCGCGGAGGCCGAGAAGGAGATCGCGGCGTCCTACGAGCGCGCCGCGGGCACGTCCTACGAGGCCGGCGCCGGCCACCACTGAGGTGCGCGCGGTCGGCGCGCCGGGGTCCAGCGGGCCCCGGCGCGCCGGCGCGGTCGCGTCCCCGGTCGGACGCCGACGGGGAGGTGGACCGGCCGGGAACGCCTCTGCCGGGGTGGACCGGCCGTTACGATCGACCGTCGTCCCGGCGACACCGACCCGCCTACCGAGGAGAACCGTGTCCCGACTCATGCAGATCGGCGAGGTCGTCGAACGGGTCGGCTACAGCTTCCGCACCATCCGGTACTACGACGAGATGGGCCTCATCACCCCCAGCCAGCGCAGCCCCGGCGGGTTCCGGCTCTACACCGAGATGGACGTCTACCGCCTGCTCGTCCTCAAGCGGATGAAGCCGCTGGACTTCTCCCTCGAGGAGATGCGCGAGCTGCTGCAGGTCCTCGACGCCCTCGACGGCCGCATCCCCTCCGAGACCCCGCGCGAGGAGCTGTTCGAGAAGCTCGACACCTTCCGCGCCGCCGCCGACGCCCGCGTCGAGAAGCTGCGCGAGCGGCTCATGATGGCCGAGGAGTTCGCCCAGCGGCTGCGCGACGAGGCCGACGGCCGCACCGACGGCGGCTCCCCCGCCCCCGAGCCCCCCGTCCGCGAGACGCCCGCCCCCTGACCGGGCGGGGCGTCCCCGCGGACCGCGGGCCTCAGCCCGCGTAGGGCAGCGCCGGCATCCCCTTCACCCCGGGCACGAAGCGGAAGATGCTCCCCGCCGCCGGGTCGTCGTCGTCGTCGAGCCCTTCGCGGGAGGTCGTGATGAACAGCTCGGAGTAGTCCTCCCCGCCGAAGGTGCACGCGGTGACCTGGCGCGCACCGACCTCGACGACGGCGTCCAGCGTCCCGTCCGGGGCGTAGCGGCGCACCGCCGAGCCGCCGAAGAGCGCCGTCCAGACCCCGCCCTCGGCGTCCACGGTCAGGCCGTCGGGGTTGTTGCGCCCGGACTCGTCGTTGACCTGCGCGAAGGGCCGGCGGTTCGTCAGCCCGCCCTCGCGGCTGTAGTCGAAGACGTCGGTGCGCCCGGTGGGGGTGTCGTTGTAGTAGGCCAGCGTCCCGTCCGGGCTCCAGCCCAGGCCGTTGGAGATCGTGGCCTCCTCGACGACGACCGACGTCGTGCCGTCGGCGTCGAGGCGGAAGACCGCCGCGCGCCCGACGCCCTTGCCGTCGGCCTGGTCGTAGGCCATGTTCCCGGCGTAGAAGCGGCCGTCGGGGTCGCAGCCGCCCTCGTTCATCCGCATCCGGACCCGCGGGCCCCACAGCTCCGGCAGCGGGTTCAGCGTGCCGTCGGCGTCCTCGAGCACGATCCCGCGCTCCACCGCCACGACCGCTCCCCCGCCGATCCGCGGCCGGGTGATCGCCACCACGTCCCCGTAGTGGCGCCGGCTGGTCGCCCCGGACGCGTCGAGGGTGACGATGTCACCCTCGTTGAGGTCGACGAACCGCAGCCCTCCCCACGTCGGCGACCAGCACGGCCCCTCGCCGTGCCCCACGAGCCTGTCGGTGATCCGCTCCGCTGCTGCCACGACGACGACCCTAGTCCGGCGGTTCGCCCACCCGGGTGGACACCCCTCCAGTCGGTCCCGGCCGGCGCCGACGACACACCGTGACCGCGACCACCGCCCCGCTCCTGGCCACCCCCCGGGTGATGGCCGGGACCGCCGGCGCGTTC includes:
- a CDS encoding SMP-30/gluconolactonase/LRE family protein, with protein sequence MAAAERITDRLVGHGEGPCWSPTWGGLRFVDLNEGDIVTLDASGATSRRHYGDVVAITRPRIGGGAVVAVERGIVLEDADGTLNPLPELWGPRVRMRMNEGGCDPDGRFYAGNMAYDQADGKGVGRAAVFRLDADGTTSVVVEEATISNGLGWSPDGTLAYYNDTPTGRTDVFDYSREGGLTNRRPFAQVNDESGRNNPDGLTVDAEGGVWTALFGGSAVRRYAPDGTLDAVVEVGARQVTACTFGGEDYSELFITTSREGLDDDDDPAAGSIFRFVPGVKGMPALPYAG
- a CDS encoding inorganic diphosphatase, yielding MSTPVVFDATIEIPKGQRNKYEVDHETGRIRLDRMLFTSTRYPHDYGFIEGTLGEDGDPLDVLVILEEPTFPGCLISCRAIGMFHMRDEAGGDDKVLAVPAGDPRWEKIQDLGDISEFDRLEIQHFFETYKDLEPGKSVEGANWSGRAEAEKEIAASYERAAGTSYEAGAGHH
- a CDS encoding MerR family transcriptional regulator, with amino-acid sequence MSRLMQIGEVVERVGYSFRTIRYYDEMGLITPSQRSPGGFRLYTEMDVYRLLVLKRMKPLDFSLEEMRELLQVLDALDGRIPSETPREELFEKLDTFRAAADARVEKLRERLMMAEEFAQRLRDEADGRTDGGSPAPEPPVRETPAP